The following coding sequences are from one Wenzhouxiangella sp. AB-CW3 window:
- the secB gene encoding protein-export chaperone SecB, which produces MAEENQGAAGANQANQQQGARMGVQHVYLRDASFEAPNVLELDQSSGQPDVNLNLSQRSNQIDENRWEVVLSITVTSKQAGKTAFLCEVHYGGIFQFGGFTEQQLPYVINVLCPDVLFPYCRNQISSMVSAGGFYMPPLQPINFEAIFRQRLEQAQQEGDQNQQANGQDQSESAQAQQGSGQGDEAQSDADN; this is translated from the coding sequence ATGGCAGAAGAAAACCAGGGCGCCGCGGGCGCCAACCAGGCCAATCAGCAGCAGGGCGCAAGAATGGGCGTTCAGCATGTCTACCTGCGCGATGCTTCCTTTGAAGCCCCCAATGTTCTCGAGCTGGACCAGAGCTCCGGCCAGCCCGACGTCAACCTGAACCTATCGCAGCGCTCCAACCAGATCGACGAGAATCGCTGGGAAGTGGTGCTGTCGATTACGGTGACTTCCAAGCAGGCCGGCAAGACCGCCTTTCTGTGCGAAGTGCACTATGGCGGTATTTTCCAGTTCGGTGGTTTCACCGAGCAGCAATTGCCATACGTCATCAACGTGCTCTGCCCGGATGTGCTGTTCCCTTATTGCCGGAATCAGATTTCCAGCATGGTCAGTGCCGGTGGCTTTTACATGCCGCCGCTGCAGCCGATCAACTTCGAGGCCATTTTCCGGCAGCGCCTGGAGCAGGCACAGCAGGAAGGTGATCAGAATCAGCAGGCAAACGGACAGGATCAGAGCGAAAGCGCGCAGGCCCAGCAAGGCAGCGGGCAGGGCGACGAAGCCCAGAGCGACGCCGACAACTGA
- a CDS encoding murein hydrolase activator EnvC family protein, protein MSHSCGVLGLGLFFLGMALTATAETPEEIEARLEALREEISGIQQRIDRNLGERDRRLEALANAERRVSTAQREVRETASALEQTRDNISSLEAQIDELEKDAAEHGHALARQLAVAYRHGGDSRLKMLLNQDDPRRLSRQMAYYGYLARARLDAIEQLNRTMASLQVSRLALADEESRQADLLAGREAELTELEVARAEREQALARLEERIRDDRERVADLEANAEELRRLLDELATALADVPPDFEVAPFPELRGELPTPVDGPVVRSFGDRRGGDMQWSGWLIQADHGEPIQAIAHGRVAYADWLRGYGLMLIIDHGDGFMSLYAHSESLLRDVGDWVNPGETIATVGNSGGNDQPGVYFELRRDGQPVDPVNWVAR, encoded by the coding sequence TTGAGTCACTCCTGCGGGGTGCTCGGTCTCGGACTGTTCTTTCTGGGGATGGCCCTGACCGCCACGGCCGAAACGCCCGAAGAGATCGAGGCGCGCCTGGAAGCCCTGCGCGAGGAGATTTCGGGTATCCAGCAGCGCATCGATCGCAACCTGGGCGAGCGCGACCGGCGCCTCGAAGCACTGGCCAATGCCGAGCGCCGGGTTTCCACTGCCCAGCGCGAGGTGCGTGAGACGGCCTCCGCACTGGAACAGACCCGCGACAATATCTCGTCGCTGGAAGCACAGATCGACGAACTGGAGAAAGATGCCGCGGAACACGGCCATGCGCTGGCCCGGCAACTGGCCGTTGCCTACCGCCATGGCGGCGACTCCCGCCTGAAGATGCTGCTCAACCAGGATGATCCCCGGCGACTGTCCCGACAAATGGCCTACTACGGCTACCTGGCCCGGGCGCGCCTTGATGCCATCGAGCAGCTCAACCGCACGATGGCATCACTGCAGGTCTCGCGCCTGGCCCTGGCCGATGAGGAATCCCGCCAGGCCGATCTGCTGGCCGGGCGGGAAGCTGAACTGACCGAACTGGAAGTGGCCCGCGCCGAACGTGAACAGGCTCTGGCACGGCTGGAAGAAAGGATTCGCGACGATCGTGAGCGCGTGGCCGACCTGGAAGCCAACGCCGAGGAGCTGCGCCGGCTGCTGGACGAACTGGCCACAGCCCTGGCCGATGTACCACCCGACTTTGAGGTCGCGCCTTTTCCTGAGCTGCGCGGCGAGTTGCCGACCCCGGTGGACGGCCCCGTGGTACGCAGTTTTGGCGACCGCCGGGGCGGCGACATGCAGTGGAGCGGGTGGCTGATTCAGGCCGATCACGGCGAGCCGATCCAGGCCATCGCCCACGGGCGGGTAGCCTATGCCGACTGGCTACGCGGCTACGGCCTGATGCTGATCATCGACCACGGAGACGGTTTCATGAGCCTGTATGCACACAGCGAGTCCCTGCTGCGAGACGTCGGTGACTGGGTCAACCCGGGTGAAACCATTGCCACAGTGGGCAACAGTGGCGGCAATGACCAGCCGGGTGTCTACTTCGAACTGCGCAGGGACGGCCAGCCGGTCGACCCGGTCAACTGGGTGGCGCGCTGA
- a CDS encoding rhodanese-like domain-containing protein, translating into MERIFEFIGNHPVLTGIFGVVLLAWIIYEVSRLTRPWKEVDTLGAVRMINREEPIILDVSNSTDFAKGHIHGALHMPPSKIEAGNQQLLKHKDRPVIVYCKNGQVSPQMATRLSRLGFASVSLLSGGLTQWQADQQPVTRHKGAAKPDRKERKKKKDAKGKQGDEAN; encoded by the coding sequence ATGGAGCGAATCTTCGAATTCATCGGCAACCACCCGGTATTGACCGGCATCTTTGGCGTCGTGCTGCTGGCCTGGATCATCTACGAAGTCAGCCGACTGACACGGCCCTGGAAGGAAGTGGACACGCTGGGAGCGGTGCGCATGATCAACCGCGAGGAGCCGATCATTCTCGATGTCTCCAACAGCACCGACTTTGCAAAAGGCCATATCCATGGCGCGCTGCATATGCCGCCTTCAAAGATCGAGGCGGGCAATCAACAGTTGCTCAAGCACAAGGACCGGCCGGTTATCGTCTATTGCAAGAACGGCCAGGTGTCGCCGCAGATGGCCACCCGGCTGAGCCGGCTCGGGTTTGCCAGTGTCAGCCTGCTCAGTGGCGGTCTGACGCAATGGCAGGCGGACCAGCAGCCGGTTACCCGCCACAAGGGAGCGGCGAAACCGGATCGAAAAGAGCGCAAGAAGAAAAAGGACGCCAAGGGCAAGCAGGGCGACGAGGCCAACTGA
- a CDS encoding NrdJb: MTIRIEKKIVNYKVREKEQAEKDTAAEEQPVAKKAEIIRMHEKLERPEGMECLEGATYKIRTPLDDHALYVTINDIVLNAGTEHEQRRPFEIFINSKNMDHFQWIVALTRVMSAVFRKGGDVTFLSEELQAVFDPKGGYFKPGGRFVPSIVADIGAVLEHHLKRIGLLEPDELSEQQQLILEQKRAEAEAREKQDGPAEKKTIGEVGRADAGQGSEASYPASATLCFKCNTRAMVLLDGCQTCLACGYSKCG; this comes from the coding sequence ATGACGATCCGAATCGAAAAGAAGATCGTGAACTACAAGGTTCGCGAAAAGGAGCAGGCGGAGAAGGACACGGCGGCCGAAGAGCAGCCCGTGGCCAAGAAGGCCGAGATCATCCGCATGCACGAAAAACTCGAGCGTCCGGAAGGTATGGAGTGTCTCGAAGGGGCGACCTACAAGATCCGGACCCCGCTGGACGATCACGCCCTGTACGTGACCATCAACGATATCGTGCTCAACGCCGGCACGGAACATGAGCAGCGTCGACCCTTCGAGATTTTCATCAACTCGAAGAACATGGATCATTTCCAGTGGATCGTGGCGCTGACACGCGTGATGTCGGCCGTGTTTCGCAAGGGTGGCGATGTCACGTTCCTGTCGGAGGAGCTGCAGGCCGTCTTCGACCCCAAGGGTGGCTACTTCAAACCCGGCGGGCGCTTCGTGCCCTCCATCGTTGCCGACATCGGCGCGGTGCTTGAGCATCACCTGAAGCGGATCGGATTGCTGGAGCCCGATGAACTCAGCGAACAGCAGCAGCTGATTCTGGAACAGAAACGCGCCGAGGCCGAGGCGCGGGAGAAACAGGACGGACCGGCGGAAAAAAAAACGATAGGTGAGGTCGGCCGGGCCGATGCCGGGCAGGGGAGTGAGGCGTCCTACCCGGCATCGGCCACCCTGTGCTTCAAGTGCAACACCCGCGCCATGGTGCTTCTGGACGGCTGTCAGACCTGTCTGGCCTGCGGATACTCCAAATGTGGCTGA
- the gpmI gene encoding 2,3-bisphosphoglycerate-independent phosphoglycerate mutase: MSQCQPLVLLILDGWGHREAAPDNAISTGCTPNWDRLWTSCPHALLDTAGEAVGLPEGQMGNSEVGHLNIGAGRIVYQELTRIGKTIADGSLADNPALSGAVAKAREHGSCVHIMGLLSPGGVHSHEDHLLATLAMSLEQGAPEVAVHAFLDGRDMPPRSAEASIQRLEMAVADHDRACVASVSGRYYAMDRDKRWERTRAAWDAIVEAKGEFNCDTASEALSQAYGRGEDDEFVKPTVIGSGRRVEDQDVVIFINFRADRARQLTSAFVSLDFDGFQARRPALASMVTMTRYQEDFDTEVAFAPSTLEHLLGAELSAAGMRQLRIAETEKYAHVTYFFNGGEETVFDGEERRLIPSPDVATYDLQPEMSAPRLSDELVAAIESGTFDVIVCNVANPDMVGHSGVFEAAVQAVEAVDQLLGRVDEAVRRAGGEMLVTADHGNVEQMSDPENHQPHTSHTTNPVPFLYVGPRPARLEARGSLRDIAPTMLSLLDLEVPEAMTGRPLVDISQGAGD, encoded by the coding sequence ATGAGTCAATGTCAGCCCCTGGTTCTGCTGATTCTCGATGGCTGGGGTCATCGCGAGGCGGCCCCGGACAATGCCATCAGTACCGGATGCACCCCAAACTGGGACCGACTCTGGACATCCTGCCCGCACGCTCTGCTCGATACGGCCGGCGAGGCCGTTGGTCTTCCCGAGGGGCAGATGGGCAACTCCGAGGTCGGACATCTCAATATCGGAGCCGGCCGAATCGTCTACCAGGAGCTGACCCGGATTGGCAAGACCATTGCCGATGGCAGTCTGGCCGACAACCCGGCCCTGTCCGGCGCCGTGGCAAAGGCCCGGGAACACGGTAGCTGCGTACACATCATGGGGCTGCTTTCGCCCGGCGGCGTACACAGCCATGAAGATCACCTGCTGGCGACCCTTGCCATGAGCCTGGAACAGGGCGCTCCTGAAGTCGCCGTTCACGCCTTTCTCGATGGGCGCGACATGCCGCCACGCAGCGCCGAGGCTTCAATCCAGAGACTCGAAATGGCGGTGGCGGACCATGATCGGGCCTGCGTGGCCAGTGTCAGCGGTCGCTACTACGCAATGGACCGGGACAAGCGCTGGGAACGAACCCGCGCGGCCTGGGATGCCATCGTCGAGGCAAAGGGGGAATTCAACTGCGACACCGCCTCCGAGGCCCTGAGCCAGGCCTATGGTCGTGGCGAGGACGACGAGTTCGTCAAACCCACGGTCATCGGCAGTGGCCGGCGCGTCGAGGACCAGGATGTCGTCATTTTCATCAATTTTCGGGCCGACCGGGCCCGTCAGCTCACAAGCGCATTCGTCAGCCTCGATTTCGACGGCTTCCAGGCTCGCCGACCAGCGCTGGCCTCGATGGTTACGATGACCCGTTACCAGGAAGATTTCGATACCGAAGTGGCATTTGCTCCGTCCACGCTCGAACACCTGCTGGGCGCCGAGCTTTCGGCCGCCGGCATGCGTCAGTTACGCATTGCCGAGACCGAGAAGTACGCTCATGTCACCTACTTTTTCAACGGCGGTGAAGAAACCGTGTTTGACGGCGAGGAACGCCGCCTCATCCCGTCGCCGGACGTGGCGACCTACGACCTGCAGCCGGAAATGAGCGCCCCGCGCCTGAGCGACGAGCTGGTCGCCGCCATCGAGAGCGGGACCTTCGATGTCATCGTCTGCAATGTGGCCAACCCTGACATGGTCGGCCACAGCGGGGTGTTCGAAGCGGCAGTACAGGCGGTGGAGGCTGTCGACCAGCTCCTCGGCCGTGTCGACGAGGCCGTGCGCCGGGCGGGTGGAGAGATGCTGGTCACCGCCGACCATGGCAATGTCGAACAGATGAGCGATCCCGAGAACCACCAGCCCCATACCTCGCACACTACCAACCCCGTACCGTTCCTGTACGTGGGCCCGCGCCCGGCCCGGCTGGAAGCGCGCGGCAGCCTGCGCGACATCGCGCCAACGATGCTGTCTCTTCTGGATCTCGAAGTTCCGGAGGCAATGACCGGGCGCCCCCTGGTTGATATCAGCCAGGGAGCCGGTGACTGA
- a CDS encoding universal stress protein, with product MVFSRILLPLDGSVHAEKSILHAGRIARQFGSRVTLLRVLDGDAANGRTGSESIDWRLRRAEAERYLDGLGSDTRLDDVEVRKVLTEGKPADRIADHVRRNDINLVVMSSWGAGGESRFPHGGTAFKVLSSTPVSYLLVNESGARNDASTYGRILVPLDGTHKSEAAAQISVALAAGTDAEILLCHVFIEPSMPRRRPLTETEESIRQRLIECNQRVAANYLEELRDHFCNQHRVRTRLEVASDPVTCLGDVSRQESPDLMVLTAWSESERNGWCRKSILQTLLARVSLPTLVIQGAIEKYGDVTSAGGQ from the coding sequence ATGGTTTTCAGTCGGATTCTGTTGCCACTCGATGGATCGGTCCATGCCGAGAAATCCATCCTGCACGCCGGACGCATCGCGCGTCAGTTCGGCAGTCGCGTGACCCTGCTCAGGGTGCTGGACGGAGACGCAGCCAACGGGCGCACCGGCAGCGAAAGCATCGACTGGCGTTTGCGTCGGGCCGAGGCCGAGCGCTATCTTGACGGACTTGGCTCGGATACGAGGCTGGACGATGTCGAAGTCAGGAAAGTACTGACGGAAGGCAAGCCGGCCGATCGCATTGCCGACCATGTCCGCCGCAACGATATCAACCTGGTGGTCATGTCCTCCTGGGGGGCGGGTGGCGAAAGTCGCTTCCCCCATGGCGGGACTGCGTTCAAAGTGCTGTCGAGCACCCCGGTCTCCTACCTGCTGGTGAATGAATCGGGCGCGAGGAATGATGCATCGACCTACGGCCGCATCCTGGTGCCACTGGACGGCACCCACAAGTCGGAGGCGGCTGCACAGATTTCCGTAGCCCTGGCGGCTGGAACGGATGCCGAGATCCTCTTGTGTCACGTGTTCATCGAGCCATCGATGCCAAGGCGCAGACCATTGACCGAAACGGAAGAGTCGATCAGGCAGCGGCTGATTGAATGCAATCAGCGCGTGGCGGCAAATTATCTGGAAGAGCTCAGGGACCATTTCTGCAATCAACACCGTGTTCGAACACGTCTCGAGGTGGCCAGTGATCCAGTGACCTGCCTTGGGGATGTCAGCCGGCAGGAAAGCCCGGACCTGATGGTCCTTACGGCATGGAGCGAAAGTGAACGCAACGGCTGGTGCCGCAAGTCCATACTTCAAACCTTGCTGGCCAGGGTCAGCCTGCCTACCCTGGTTATTCAGGGTGCCATCGAGAAGTATGGAGATGTCACCAGCGCTGGCGGGCAATGA
- a CDS encoding NAD(P)H-dependent glycerol-3-phosphate dehydrogenase: protein MTTTVAVLGAGSWGTALAMQLSRMEHSVRLWARDARQADEMQQTRVNRRYLPDLELAGNISVSADFDRSVSGADRVLVVTPSHAFAETLDRLKSHLDERMGLAWASKGFEPGSGRLLHEVAVDRLGKDFPLALVTGPSFAREVAEGLPTAVTVAANSPDFGQRWAEMLHGVSFRAYYTADLVGAELGGAIKNVLAVACGMVDGLGLGSNTRAALITRGLAEMMRLGQALGADPRTLMGLAGIGDLVLTCTGDLSRNRRLGLALGQGKSRDQAVAEIGQVVEGIKTAEEVMRLAEKAGVEMPISEQVHGILYKGWSAKKGVQVLMERELKRETE from the coding sequence ATGACCACAACCGTTGCCGTACTCGGCGCCGGTTCCTGGGGAACGGCGCTTGCCATGCAGCTTTCGCGCATGGAGCATTCGGTCCGGCTTTGGGCGCGCGACGCCCGGCAGGCCGACGAAATGCAGCAGACGCGGGTCAATCGGCGCTACCTGCCGGACCTGGAGCTGGCCGGGAACATCAGTGTCTCGGCTGATTTCGACCGTTCCGTGTCGGGCGCCGACCGGGTACTGGTGGTCACGCCCAGTCATGCGTTTGCCGAAACGCTGGATCGTCTGAAGAGCCACCTGGACGAGCGCATGGGTCTGGCCTGGGCCAGCAAGGGGTTCGAGCCCGGCAGTGGCCGGCTGCTGCACGAGGTGGCCGTTGATCGGCTGGGCAAGGACTTTCCTCTGGCCCTGGTCACCGGTCCGTCGTTCGCCCGTGAGGTGGCCGAAGGTCTGCCAACGGCCGTGACCGTGGCCGCAAACTCGCCGGACTTCGGCCAGCGTTGGGCCGAAATGCTGCATGGCGTCAGCTTTCGTGCCTACTACACGGCCGATCTGGTGGGGGCTGAACTGGGCGGTGCGATCAAGAACGTGCTGGCCGTGGCCTGCGGCATGGTCGATGGCCTGGGCCTGGGCAGCAATACCCGGGCCGCCCTGATCACACGTGGACTGGCCGAGATGATGCGGCTGGGGCAGGCCCTGGGTGCCGACCCCCGCACCCTCATGGGGCTGGCCGGCATCGGCGACCTGGTGCTGACCTGCACCGGCGACCTGTCGCGCAACCGACGACTGGGTCTGGCGCTGGGCCAGGGCAAGTCACGCGACCAGGCCGTGGCCGAGATCGGTCAGGTGGTTGAAGGTATCAAGACCGCCGAAGAAGTCATGCGCCTGGCCGAGAAGGCGGGCGTCGAGATGCCGATATCCGAGCAGGTCCACGGCATCCTGTACAAGGGCTGGAGCGCGAAGAAGGGTGTTCAGGTCCTGATGGAGCGTGAACTCAAGCGCGAAACAGAGTAG
- a CDS encoding LAGLIDADG family homing endonuclease — MSVSAEDLSAALPEIAFQDASLDIWDKKYRLKSKSGEVIDRDIDDTYKRVARALAEVEETRDKREHWYREFLWALRRGAIPAGRITSNAGAREHKPATSTINCTVSGTIRDSMNDILGKVHEAGLTLKAGCGIGYEFSTLRPKGAYVSGAGAYTSGPLSFMDIYDKMCFTVSSAGGRRGAQMATFDVSHPDVMDFIRAKRSDGVLRQFNCSLLITDDFVRAVVDDTEWPLVFPVLESEADELNLEDPEQVLWREWPVSQGYVSNDEGLVACKIYRKVPARRLWNMIMTSTYDYAEPGFVLVDRINEQNNNWWCENIRATNPCVTADTWVQTTDGPRQVGDLVGRPFSAVVDGAGHASGPEGFFKTATKAVVRLVTAEGYELKLTRDHRVRRVSEFTRHQTDTEWCQAGDLQPGDRVLLNDHRDAPQWDGALDENKGYLLGLLVGDGTLKEDTAVLSAWQEAAIANGECASSGVSSIMQVAEAAARSLPHRADFQGWALVKGRNEFRLKSAAVRNLAHDMGMSPGNKTVTPELEMASAAGYRGFLRGFFDADGSVQGSQAKGVSVRLSQSDLDCLQAVQRMLLRLGIASKIYKDRRKKSHSLLPDGKGGQRSYPIRAQHELVISNENLLRFNEIIGFADSGKQGVLDQLLEGYARRLNRERFTARVTAIEEAGTQDVFDVQVPGINTFDANGLHAHNCGEQPLPPYGACLLGSVNLTRFVEDPFTENARFNWDEYRRTVQIFTRMLDNVVEINGLPLDEQKREIMYKRRHGMGFLGLGSALTMMRMQYGRPESLEFAERVAREMAVAGWETAIELAEEKGPAPIMLDEFEVTPEMLRKRPEMKRDGFKPGDRVPGRILHARYSRYMQRVAEVAPEVVERLAETGARFTHHTSIAPTGTISLSLANNASNGIEPSFAHHYNRNVIREGRKSKEKVSVYSYELLAYRTLVNSAAMPYSEAADEQLPDYFVTAETITPKEHVGIQAAAQKWIDSSISKTANVPTDYPYEDFKNIYLFAWEQDLKGCTTFRFNPEAFQGVLVTDKDLESTTYVFELEDGSKVELRGNEEVEYDGETHTAANLFDALKEGYYGKF, encoded by the coding sequence ATGAGCGTTTCGGCAGAAGACCTTTCGGCGGCGCTCCCGGAGATTGCATTCCAGGACGCTTCCCTGGACATCTGGGACAAGAAGTATCGGCTCAAGTCCAAGTCGGGCGAGGTGATCGATCGCGACATCGATGACACCTACAAGCGCGTGGCGCGGGCGCTGGCCGAAGTCGAGGAGACCCGGGACAAGCGGGAACACTGGTACCGGGAGTTCCTGTGGGCCCTGCGTCGGGGCGCGATTCCGGCCGGCCGGATCACCTCCAATGCCGGTGCGCGCGAACACAAGCCGGCCACATCGACCATCAACTGCACGGTTTCGGGCACGATCCGGGATTCGATGAACGACATTCTGGGCAAGGTCCACGAAGCCGGACTGACCCTGAAGGCCGGGTGCGGTATCGGTTACGAGTTTTCCACGCTCAGGCCCAAGGGTGCCTACGTGTCTGGCGCCGGCGCCTATACCTCTGGGCCGCTGTCGTTCATGGATATCTACGACAAGATGTGCTTTACCGTCTCGTCTGCCGGGGGGCGGCGCGGGGCGCAGATGGCGACCTTCGACGTGTCGCATCCCGACGTGATGGATTTCATTCGGGCCAAGCGTTCCGATGGTGTGCTCAGGCAGTTCAACTGCTCGCTGCTGATCACCGATGATTTCGTGCGTGCGGTGGTGGATGATACCGAATGGCCGCTGGTCTTTCCCGTGCTTGAGTCGGAGGCTGACGAGCTGAACCTGGAAGATCCCGAGCAGGTGCTGTGGCGGGAATGGCCGGTCAGCCAGGGCTATGTCAGCAATGACGAAGGTCTGGTCGCCTGCAAGATCTACCGCAAGGTGCCGGCACGGCGCCTGTGGAACATGATCATGACATCGACCTACGACTATGCCGAGCCGGGTTTCGTGCTGGTCGATCGCATCAATGAACAGAACAACAATTGGTGGTGCGAGAACATCCGTGCCACCAACCCGTGCGTGACAGCAGATACCTGGGTGCAGACCACGGACGGCCCGAGGCAGGTTGGGGATCTCGTCGGGCGGCCATTTTCGGCGGTTGTTGACGGCGCTGGTCACGCTAGTGGGCCGGAAGGCTTCTTCAAGACTGCAACCAAGGCGGTGGTGCGGCTTGTCACCGCTGAAGGCTATGAATTGAAACTGACCCGTGATCACCGCGTGCGTCGAGTAAGCGAGTTCACTCGTCACCAGACCGACACCGAGTGGTGCCAGGCAGGTGATCTGCAACCGGGTGATCGCGTACTGCTCAATGATCATCGTGATGCCCCGCAGTGGGACGGTGCGCTTGACGAGAACAAGGGCTACCTGCTCGGACTGCTGGTCGGCGACGGCACTCTCAAGGAGGACACTGCGGTTTTGTCGGCCTGGCAGGAAGCAGCCATCGCAAACGGCGAATGTGCCAGCTCCGGTGTCAGTTCCATCATGCAGGTGGCAGAAGCTGCGGCACGATCACTTCCTCACCGGGCGGATTTCCAGGGTTGGGCCTTGGTTAAGGGAAGAAACGAGTTTCGTCTCAAGTCCGCAGCCGTCAGAAATCTTGCGCATGATATGGGAATGTCTCCGGGCAACAAGACCGTCACGCCGGAACTCGAAATGGCTTCGGCAGCCGGGTATCGCGGTTTTCTGCGTGGGTTCTTTGATGCGGATGGCAGCGTCCAGGGCAGTCAGGCCAAGGGCGTTAGCGTACGACTTAGCCAAAGTGACCTTGATTGTCTTCAGGCCGTTCAGCGAATGCTGTTGCGCCTGGGAATTGCCTCGAAGATCTACAAGGATCGACGCAAGAAGTCCCACAGCCTGTTGCCCGACGGCAAGGGTGGCCAACGGAGTTATCCGATTCGCGCGCAGCATGAACTGGTCATCAGCAATGAAAATCTGCTGCGATTCAATGAAATTATCGGGTTCGCTGACTCGGGCAAACAGGGGGTGCTCGATCAACTTCTTGAAGGCTATGCCCGCAGGCTCAACCGCGAACGCTTTACTGCCCGCGTCACGGCTATCGAAGAGGCTGGCACGCAAGACGTATTCGATGTACAGGTACCGGGGATCAATACATTTGATGCCAATGGTCTGCATGCGCACAACTGTGGCGAACAGCCGCTGCCGCCCTATGGCGCCTGTCTGCTCGGTTCGGTCAACCTGACCCGTTTTGTCGAAGACCCGTTCACCGAGAATGCCCGTTTCAACTGGGATGAGTATCGGCGCACGGTGCAGATCTTTACCCGCATGCTCGACAACGTCGTCGAGATCAACGGCTTGCCGCTCGATGAGCAGAAGCGCGAGATAATGTACAAGCGGCGTCACGGCATGGGCTTTCTTGGTCTCGGCTCGGCCCTGACCATGATGCGCATGCAGTACGGCCGTCCGGAATCGTTGGAGTTTGCCGAACGGGTAGCCCGGGAGATGGCCGTGGCTGGCTGGGAGACGGCCATCGAGCTGGCCGAGGAGAAGGGCCCGGCCCCGATCATGCTCGACGAGTTCGAGGTCACGCCCGAAATGCTGCGCAAGCGCCCGGAGATGAAGCGCGATGGCTTCAAGCCGGGCGACCGTGTACCCGGTCGCATCCTGCATGCCCGCTACAGCCGATACATGCAGAGAGTGGCCGAAGTGGCGCCCGAAGTGGTTGAGCGCCTGGCCGAAACCGGGGCACGTTTCACCCATCACACCTCGATCGCGCCCACCGGCACGATTTCGCTGTCGCTGGCAAACAACGCGTCGAATGGTATCGAGCCGAGCTTTGCGCATCACTACAATCGCAACGTGATTCGTGAGGGCCGCAAGAGCAAGGAAAAGGTCAGCGTCTATTCCTATGAGCTCCTGGCCTATCGCACGCTGGTCAATTCGGCGGCCATGCCGTACTCCGAAGCAGCCGATGAACAGCTTCCGGATTATTTCGTGACCGCCGAAACCATCACGCCAAAAGAGCATGTTGGCATTCAGGCCGCGGCCCAGAAATGGATCGACAGCTCCATTTCAAAGACCGCCAACGTGCCGACCGACTATCCCTACGAGGACTTCAAGAACATCTATCTGTTCGCATGGGAACAGGATCTCAAAGGGTGCACGACCTTCCGCTTCAACCCTGAGGCATTCCAGGGTGTTCTGGTGACCGACAAGGATCTGGAATCCACCACCTATGTCTTCGAGCTGGAAGATGGGTCGAAAGTGGAGCTCAGAGGCAATGAAGAAGTGGAGTATGACGGCGAGACACATACCGCCGCCAATCTTTTTGATGCCCTGAAAGAAGGCTACTACGGCAAGTTCTGA